From Brassica rapa cultivar Chiifu-401-42 chromosome A06, CAAS_Brap_v3.01, whole genome shotgun sequence:
aaaatatagtcttttgaaaaaaatcataatataacatataagaaaacatataaattttttattatatgattaatgtgaatgtttagtttatttaaagaatataaaattaaacaaaaataatgaaggaaacaaaaacagttatcaaatccttattatttaaaatcattaattatcatatatttctttaatcatattaggtagttctggagtttttatttaaggaaagaaagaagaatatatttttgtaaactactaatcaattttataattaatttaataaaagtataatatatgtttaggtggaccaatttataattttttttaaaattcaatgcatatttcaaaattaaaatattaaggccTTAGTACTTTtgcaatgaaaattttgaacttaacatatttatgtacttttatatggtatacagtttaatttcaattatatatagatatatttaatctgaatatatattaaatgaaatttattatttatatgattttatgatcatttgtatctaaGTAAAATAAATGCCACTAATACTGATTTATTAGTTATTAATGCTATACTTGGACAATAATCTAGTACCATAAATGCCTctaatttgaaataattatttattaatgctTATACTTGGACAGGACtctaaattaattatatgtcAATTTTTACTTTCAAAGTTGGATGGGTTTTGCGTGTAGAAAgtaccaaaataaataaatcataccAAGTCTAATAagacttttatatttattatatttattactgCAGCCCGATTGTATAAACTAtaacacataaaaaaaaatcattagaaAATTACAAAATGAACATTACTAGACTTTAGAAAACCAATAAATGACTATatgacaaaaactaaaaaatgtaAATCACACATGTTATAGATTGTATCttaactatgtttttttttgtcaaacatttCTTTCATTCATATcttaaaatagagtaatagaGAAACATAGTCTGAAGAAAACACACATAGCAATTGCAACAGTCAAATAATGCCGTGCACTGATAAAAGTTAAATGATAGAGGATTGAAGAGAGTGGCAAAGTTTGTAAGGAGACAACCTGCGATCTCGTTCAAATCCATCCCTGAATGCAGGGCAGAGAAGAGGACAATAGAGTCCCAAATTTCTTGAAGCTTTGAAAATCCAGCAGATGATGCTGAAGGAAGGGCCACCTGCAACGTCAAAGCTTCGGCTGCAAGGGTTGAGACCACATATAGTATCCTAGCAGAGCTTTGAGAGTCATGGGCTTTATCCATACCATGGATACACCATCCAAGACCTCCATTTTTAGAAGCATCAGTCCCTGAAACCATAGAAACCAAAGCCAACAAGACAAAGGTTCTAGTACCAACCCCATACTGAGGTACTAAAGGGGGAGAACACAGTGTAACATCCTCATATAGAGGTAAAGACAACAGATCGCTTGCAACATCCTCATATAGAGGTAAAGATCGATTGCTTGCAACATCCTCAAACTGAGGTAAAATAATCTTCAAAGGGAGGGCAATATCCTCATTCAGAGGTAAGGGACTCATCTCGAGACAACTAACTCCTAAAACGAGGCAAGGTTCATACAGGTAAGACTTGTTCCACGAAGAAACAGAGACAATACCTTTTGAAAGCTTGACTAAGAGAGAGGAGGTTTCTGCAAAGATAAACTGTGGCTCGAGCTGAAAAGTGGAACTGTGCTGAAATCTGCACCAAGCAGTAGAAACACACACTCCAAATGACACGAAAACAGTCCCGGTTAAACCAATGGTCGATGCAAAGAACCTCAGAGGAGAAGCTACATCAACAGGAACCGGAGAGCTGCAACGAGGGAGGAAGACGACGGGATTGATGGAGGATTCGAGGGTTTGAAGGAGAGGAGCGAGGAGAAGGAGAACGTCTGGAGGTTCTGGAGGGACGATGAGGAAGCGAGCTTTAAACGGACGAGACTTACACAGCGACCACGGCGGCAGATCTGGAGGAGGTGGATCTGGAGGAGGTCTGAACCGTGACGAAAAAGGAGTCACCATCAGGACCATGGAGAGGGAGAGGAGCTGCTTCAGAGGGAAGGGGAAAGAACGACGGCGTTGGAGCGGAGGAGATTCATCTGAGCGGTGCACCTTGGAAATCGGGCCAGAGAGAATTTTTCTAGGGCGAACACTGTATATGTTTGTTGCTGTATCTTAACTATGTTTAAggttaaaaattatgaaacattTTTGATAAACGGCGGCGATATTAACATGATATActgttataaaaattattgagaAACTCGCAGTCAATCAAAACTGTACCGTCATCGTGAACTGAAAGACTATGAACATGGTACATATAAACACGTATGTAGTAACGAAGCATGCACGGTAacttttgtaaactttaaactGTAAAATTATTTTGTGAAGATGACTCGGTAAGTCAATTGTTTGTTAATAATCATTTATTGATGCACGTTAGTTATTGCTGCACGTTTTTAGTTAATAATGTTATGGAAAGCTTAATAATTGTAAGGGCGGTCCAATGTAACAAAAAAATGCAATTTCATAGTAAGATCTAAGTTTTTTAATTTGAGACTGTGAGAAGCTCTGTGGAGCTGACACTTCATCACTGATTACAAAGTCATAACTTaaaaatgtttctcttttagtATAGAAGGTATGTAAAATTTGGAGATATGAAAAAACATACAAACCGTGGGGCACGTGATgttaagagttttcaaggctcttAATCAAATGTTATAGTATAAAAGATTCTCGAACCAATTCTAGGTGATTCTAAAGTAAAGGGAATGCAAGTTCATGCTTAAGCTAAGTGCAATCCGGTTTTAAAGATGGTATGAACTAAGAACTAAGAACTAATAAGCTAATGCAATAAAGTAAtgattttttctttctcaatatGAAGCAAGAGGACTCATGGGGCTAGGCATTTGATATTGGGTGATATAGATCCAATCTAAGGGTGGCAAGCTATCAATCAAACATTTTCCTTATGCCTAGACACTAAGCTAAACAAGCTATATCCCTAGATGAATGTTCTTTTGCTAAAGCAACTCAAGCATCTAATCCCTTAGGTTGAATGTTACTAAAGCAAACATGGAGAACAAATCTAATAGCAATATTAACTCCTTTAGCAACTAATCCCTTAGGTAAAGCAAACTAAAAGCATTGAAGAGTTGGTTTAGGCATTTCATCATATACCTTGTGGGTAGGAAATGCCTagagatttattttagtatgatCAAGACTAAAATAGCATTGAGAACCCTCAACAAGCAAGGAAACAAGTGGATCTAACACTAAACACCCTAGATCTTCTCTAATCACCTTTAATCACCCTAGCCCATGAATCCAAGATTAGTCTACTCACTAATAGACATGAATAACCCCAAAACCATAGATGATTCAAGGTTAAACATGATTAGAGAGCAAGAAAATCAAGCAAAGATAAGAAATTATGATCAAGATTAGATCTTTCACCCAAAAGTGGCTTTtgattagatagaaaacaagataTTCCCTAAAATTAGGTCTAAAAAGTATTTATAGTGGTCTAAGAACGAGCTGGGTCGACCCAACAAGCCTGGATTGACCCAAGATAATTTGGGTAAAAAGTTGGTAAAAACAGAAGtccagatttttctaagtgtCGCAACTGGTTTTTGACATGTCATTTGGCCGCTGCAACAAGTACATATGGGGCAGGGGCGTGTGCATTTTCCCAGCGGTTTGGCTTGGCCGCTGCAGTTGGCCGCTGGGACAGTTGGGACCTCGTCTTGTGAACCAAAATCACCATTCTTGTCTCTAAACCATCTCCAAAGGTTCCAAACTCACCAAATAGCATCTCCATCACATAATAGAGACAAATGTATATGCAATGCACCTAAATCTACTCTAAATGCATCTAAATGGACAAATTGAGAACTAAAATGATTGCTAAAACTATGCAAATAcacaagatatcaactcccccaaactagaactttacttgtccacaagtaaACTTTCAAGGTCAATTAGAAGAAAAGTTTTAAAATGGGAGCTCATAACCAAAAGACACTTTCTAACCTTCAATGTAACATCCTAAAGAAACATAGCAAATAGCATGAGCATCTTCTTTATtatactctagcttctctaggcctatccaTACTCTTTTGCCTCTACTCAAGTTGCAATACTCTTTACCTACAAGTTCCTTCAATCAGCTCTCACATtgattcacacacacacacatacaaggTGAACTCTCACAAATGGGCACATGATCTCAATCATTTGGCTAGGTAAGCAATGGTCTAATATGAATGAAGAGATGGGTTCAAATGTTTTCATTTAAGGGTGGTTATCACTCAAAACAAGGAGCTTGATCATTATGCAAAATTTATCTAAGATTAGaagcaactcatgcatacatagATTCATTCTCATCATTCTACCCCCTTTTGTTATAAGTGATCACAAGTTCTACCCTCTTTATCATCATCTTAAAATCAATCTAAATCCCTCACATCACTCACCCAATGAAcaactctctttttcttttgactCAACTGCTAGGGATTTTAATTCACTTTCTACAAGCTCTAACTCTTTTTCATTTCCTTCCCCAACTTCTCtttgattctttttcttttcttttctctttttgttttttaaggGGAAGGTCCTTTGTTGAAAAATCaagagcttctttttttttttaatccctAGAGTATTCTTTTCTATTCATACTCTTTTGCTCGTCTCTCATCTTTCTCACTCTCCAAACCCAAGATATGAAATTTAGAACACACAAACTCCACTCACCATCCCCAAATGCTAACTCATTGTGCTAGCAAGAGATGAGAATCAACCTATGTCGCTTCCAATACTCTCAAGATTTTGCACATGACAAGCTATCAAAAGAGGCCTCACTCATGCAATTCAATGTTTGGTCTCAAAGAATGGTTAGGGTTTTAGGGTAAGGAGTGCCATTTGGGTTAGCAAAGATAGGTATGAAGGAATAAGATAACCCAAATGTGTATAAGATCCATGATCATGTATGCAAATGCCCATATGCAAGAAAGATTAAGTTCATTCAAGCCAAGTTCAGTTTGGAGCTGATTTTAAGAACAATGTCAATATCAAGCAAGCAAACAAGTttaagaagagttttcaaggctcgaagctTACAAGCTTTTTCAAGAGATGCTTAAGCTACTTGATATGTTTAGCTAGGATGTCAAATTGAGTTCTAAAcatgtgttctttacaaggtttCTCCCTATTcatgaatgcaacctatatgctctagactcaaTCCTAAAAATGCAAGTGATGCAACTACATGcttctttttgtgttttttcaaatttttcaaatttttttttggtttttctatGCAAATTTGTATGTACAATGCAAGACTCAATGCAATATCATCAAagaaaacatgatcaaatacctGGTATCTCCCCCAAACTTAGTtcacacagtctctgtgttggtAAGTTGAAAGAGATACCCAGAAGAAAGAACAAATGCAAAGAAAAACTGGTATATACAATGGAAAAGTTGGAGTGGTACCTCAAGCGGAGAGTGGAGGAGGAGGATCCTTCCCACTATCAAGAGTGATGGTGAGGATTTGAGAGAGAAGCTCTtgaagcttgattggatcaTTTTGGAGCTGAGGAGTGATGATGGCTCTTGCACTTGAGAATGGCTTAGACCTTCCCTTGCACTTGATTTTGTACTCAATGACCCCATCCTTAAGCTTCATTGGGTGGAGAGTAAGAGTGTGAGGAATCTTATCAAGAGGTGAAGGATGAGGTTCTTTCACAATCTTCTTCTTGTCATGAGCAGCCTTTGTGGCTCTACTCACCTCCTTCTTTTTAGCACTTTCCAAGTGCTCATCACACAGCTCTTTAGAGGACTCTCCAGCAAGACCTTCTTTCTCAATACCAACCCCTTCAGCCTTGGTCTTCTCAATGGAGGATGCTCCACAAGTGATTGTTCACAATACTCAGCATTCATCTTTGGGGATTGTAGTGGATAGGAGACAGCTTTGTTCACATTTAAGAGTGTGACCTTCTTGTTGGCAAAGTCTATGCAAGCTCCCACTGTTGTAAGGAATGGAGTGCCAAGGATCAATGGGACTCTCTTCTCAGTTGCCATCTTCAGAACAGTGAGGTCTATAGGAATGGTGCATGTTCCAATCTTCAAAGGGAAGTCCTTGATGAGACCAATGGGAGTTGTAGAAGAGGAATCTCCAAACTGTAGGGAAGATGTGTTTGGCTCCATGCTCTCAATCCCTAgactcttcatcatctccattgagATCACATTTACActtgcaccagaatcaacaagaGCATCATCAAAAGTGAGCTTACCAAGGTAGCAAGGTAAGGTGAACATCCCTTGAAACTCAAGCTTAGGGAGGGACTTTGGAGGGATTGGTGGATCAATCTTCAGAATGGAGATGTCCAAAAGCTCAGCCACTTCAGCTTGGTGGTCTATAATGTCCTTGATGAGCATCATCTGGACATGAGCTTCACGCATACCCGAGATTTCTGGAAGTCTGATCCCAACATCACTAAGATCTTTCCTGAACTTGGAGAGCACCTTCTTCTGTGCTTTGGTGAGTACTCTTTGGGGGAAAGGGAGCTTATCATAGGGTGATAACTCAACCTCAGTGGCTTCCTCTAGCTTAACCTTCTTCAGCTTGTTGTCAGCTCTCTTCTCAACTtgtttctcagccttgtgctcagCTCTTTGCAGATTCGTTGCTTCAACCTTCCTGGAAGCGTCCTTCACAATCTGTATTTCAGCTGTGGCCACAACAAATCTCTCAACTTCCCCAAACTCAGTTCCAAATACCAGTCTTTCAATCTTATCCTCCTCTTTTTCATGATCACTCAGCTCAATCTCTGGAGAAGTAGTGGAGAAAACAACATTGCAAGACTCCTTGGGGTTCTTTTCTGGTTTTCCTGGTAGAGGCCCCATTGGCTGCTTGGAGGATGAAGGCATAGAAGCAACTTGACTCTCCAAAGCCTTGAGATGAGAGGCAAGTTGCATGTACTTGTTGTTGAGGTCAGAATAGTTCCCATCAATCTTTGCATGGATGTTCTTGAACTCATAAATCATGGTCTTCTCATTTCTGGCCTGAAATTCCAAGAGTTGCTTGAACATAGAATCCACACTTGAATCTGGAGCTTGAGCTTGAGAAAAGCTTCCTTGAGTCTGAGGAGACTGGTTGGCTTGGTAACCTCCTTGCTGATTATTGTAGAGTGGTCTTTGCTGGTAGTTGTTTtggtactgaaagttgggttctttcttgtaccaTGTGCCATTAGCATTGATGAAGCACAACTCCTCTTGGCCTTCTAAACCATCAACCTCATTGATCACTGGAGGTGCCTCTTGTTTCTGATCACCAACAAAGTTCATCTTCTCCTGCTTAGCCTTTTCTGCAAGAAGTAGATCCAAATTGGCTTGGAGAGACTTCAGCTCTTTCCTGGTGTGCTGATCATCACCTATGTTGCTTCTATCATACTCCTCACTGTAGACTGAGTCACTCTTAGCCATGTTCTCcaccagctcttctgcatcctctTCAGTTCTACCCAAGAAGAAACCATTGCTGGCTGTGTTTAATCTGCTCCTGAACTCTGGAAGAGAACCTCTGTAGAAGGTACTGAGCAAACTCTCCTTGGTGAAGCCATGATGTGGGCATTGAGACCAATAGCCCTTGAACCTCTCCCAAGCTTCACTAAAGCCCTCTGGTGTCTTCTGCTGAAAGTTAGAGATCTCATTCCTGATCTTGGCCGTCCTTGAgatagagaagaacttctctaGGAATACCCTCTTGCACTCATTACAAGTTGTGATAGAGTCCTTGGAAGAGCCTTCTCCCACTGATGTGCTTTGTCTCCCAAAGAAAAAGGGAACAGCTTGAGCTTCAATGCATCTTCAGAAACACCATTGGTCTTGGATAAGCCACAATACTTATCAAActtgtccaagtgatcaaacgGATCTTCAGCAGCAaggccatgatacttgttgttctctatGGTGTTGAGTAGCCCtgacttgatctcaaagttgttgttcTCCACAGCTGGTGCTCTGATTCCCAacctatgaccatgaatgtgaGGTTGATCATAGGCTCCAATGGCTCTAGCTTGGCGCTGTGGATGTTGTGGCCTAAGGTTTGCAGCTCCTTGGGCCACTCCTTCATGAGGCTGATTCTGATTGTGCTCCATTTCAAACCCCAATCTCTgaaagtgagcctgttgctcttcttctcttctctttcttgcTATCTCCCTCTCAAGTGCTCTAATGTCTTCAACTCTTGGAATTAGGCTTGATGAacctctgctcctcaagttcatacacctgaaatgcaaagagagagaggaagaaggagaaccagtaacaaaataaaagaaaaagtgacttagtctcaagcaagtgactaaatcccAATGTCACAATCAACCTAGAacttggcaacggcgccaatttgatgttaggagttttcaaagctcctaatcaaatgttatagtataaaagattgtcgaaccaatCCTAGGTGATTCTAAAGCAAAGGGAATGCAAGTTCATGCTTAAGCTAAGTGCAATCCGGTTTTAAAGATGGTATGAACTAAGAACTAATAAGCTAATGCAATAAAGTAAtgattttttctttctcaatatGAAGCAAGAGGACTCATGGGGCTAGGCATTTGATTTTGGGTGATGTAGATCCAATCTAAGGGTGGCAAGCTATCAATCAAACATTTTCCTTATGCCTAAACACTAAGCTAAACAAGctctatccctagatgaatgTTCTTTTGCTAAAGCAACTCAAGCATCTAATCCCTTAGGTTGAATGTTACTAAAGCAAACATGGAGAACAAGTCTAATAGCAATATTAACTCCTTTAGCAACTAATCCCTTAGGTAAAGCAAGCTAAAAGCATTGAAGAGTTGGTTTAGGCATTTCATCATACACCTTGTGGGTAGGAAATGCCTagagatttattttagtatgatCAAGACTAAAATAGCATTGAGAACCCTCAACAAGCAAGGAAACAAGTGGATCTAACACTAAACACCCTAGATCTTctctaatcacccttaatcaccGTAGCCCATGAATCCAAGATTAGTCTACTCACTAATAGACATGAATAACCCCAAAACCATGGATGATTCAAGGTTAAACATGATTAGAGAGCAAGATAATCAAACAAAGATAAGAAATTATGATCAAGATTAGATCTTTCACCCAAAATTGGCTTTtgattagatagaaaacaagataTCCCCTAAAATTAGGTCTAAAAAGTATTTATAGTGGTCTAAGAACGAGCTGGGTCGACCCAAAAAGCCTGGGTTGACCCAAGATAATTTGGGTAAAAAGTTGGTAAAAACAGAAGTGCAGATTTTTCTAAGTGTCGCAGCTGGTTTTTGACATGTCAGTTGGCCGCTGCAACAAGTACATATGGGGCAGGGGCGTGTGCATTTTCCCAGCGGTTTGGCTTGGCCGCTGCAGTTGGCCGCTGAGACAGTTGGGACCTCGTCTTGTTAACCAAAATCACCATTCTTGTCTCTAAACCATCTCCAAAGGTTCCAAACTCACCAAATAGCATCTCCATCACCTAATAGAGACAAATGTATATGCAATGCACCTAAATCTACTCTAAATGCATCTAAGTGGACAAATTGAAAACTAAAATGATTGCTAAAACTATGCAAATACACAAGATATCAGTACGCCCAACCCAGTAACAAAGCACATGATGATACTAATCCTATCTTCACAATTATGATGATTATGGCAATGACATCATTATACTCATTCTTCacaatttaaaaacattattttgttaTCCCTCTCTCTTTTCTATTCTTTATCTTTTATACAATCAttctttatatcatttttttacaTATCCAAATCTCAACATGTTTTGTAAATTTCaaacttttttctttcaattattttttttttgtttttttctgaaTGTGTTCATCAGGCCCGACTTATATAAATTATGGACCATAGGCTTAGATATCCcctctaaaatataactatatttttgtaaattcttttttttttgtcgactttGTGTTTCATTAATCCCAAGAGTCACGTGATACAACTTTGGATCCCAAGAGTCACGTGATACAACTTTGGATAAACATTACAAGTACAAACCATTGTACGTGTACACATCCCGCAAAAGGTAATGACATGTGTAAGGTCAGAAACATGCATCTCGAATTCTCAGCTTCGCCGACAATCTTGACGGTCATCTCCGGTGACTACGCCTTCGAACCACCGACACAATGTGTTCTTCCTTTTTTCATGTTTCATTGATTCCAAGAACTGTATCCGAAGACTCTTCCTTCCGCCATCAACCGAAGCTTTAGCTTAGACTTCTAGCCCTCACCGATTATTGAAACTGGGAAAGTTTAATCGATTTAGAGAAAATCCTATGTTGGACCATCAAAAGATGCCAACTTTACTGAATTTCTCATCCATCGATCAAATGGAATCCAacttttcttcatcttctccgcTTGAGAAATAACTTATGAAACACAAGCTTAGATGAAACTTAAATTCTCAGCTAAGATAAGAGTCCGAGCATGATCAGAGAAAACAGAATTCCAAACCAAAGCTATCGGGATTAAACTCTTTTGTGAAAGGGGGATATGATCCGGGTAAACCCGTATATTATCAATCCAATTTAAccagaaaaaacataaaaaaacatGACGAACAGTTCTGGAATTGGATTGAAACCACAACAAAAAATCGCCAAgcgaaatatatttaatttgacaAGCGGAATTTTGAATCGCCAAAGCGAAGACATATATCGCCTATGCGAAGATTTATTTGAAACAAagatttaaatatttacaaaccaaaaaaagaaaaagatggtAACCGGCGGCGAAGGCCACCGGCCCCCGATGGATACATCTTAGATTGGAAGCTTTTTTTTAGAGAGAGGTGAGAGCAACTAGAGAGAGAATCAGGactatatttttgtaaattcaTAAATTAGGATCctagtttttatattatttaacaaatttaGATTTCAATTTCTTAAAGAAGTTTTGTCAAAAAAGAGGACCTTGTGCTTGTGCACCTTGAGCATACCCTAAGAGCCGGCACTGGTGTTCATATTTGAGATACGAAAAACTAGTTTTTCTCCTAGATCACATGCATGAATAACATGTTAGTTTTGGATGTGATTACACTGTGGCGCGCGGACTCGTCTTTGGAAAAATCGGGTGGGTCATTTTGTGTTTCCACACTCTTCCCAAAGAGAACAATCAAGGTTTCATCAAGAAATGAGGTATAAAAGAAATTTCAAGGTTTCAAAAACTGGATCGAAGAGCTTTGATATCATCAAGTTCAGCAATTATAGCTGgacattcttcttctttcagAATGAGGTTTACGAGCTGTTGACAATCCAACTCCAAGCGGATGATATGAAAACCACGGTCTCCAGCTTATTTCAAGGCTCATCCCAAAGCTTCTGCCTCAGCTTGCAATGCCGAGGTTCCCTTCCGTTTGCATTTCTTTCCAGCAAGGATTTCTCTGTCTGCCTCGAGTAAGACGAATCCCATTCCCATCCATATGTCTGCTTCCGACCAGGAAGCATCTACTTGACACTTCCAGATACAGTCTTGTGTTTCTGGTAATAGTACTGGACCTACTTGCAcggcttcatcttcttctctatcCTCCATCTCTTCGACTATTTGCGCAATTCAGCTTCGCGACAAGCTAATTGCAGAGTGTCTTCAGCGCTAGTGTGTTTTGCATTAAAGCATTTATCATTTCTagctttccaaatataccagaGTAACCATGGGAACATCGAAACCCTATCCAGTTGAATGTTTGGCATTGTATTCTGTTGGTAGAGAAAATTGATATTGGTATATAATGAAGAACACGGGAATATCCCCGGAGGCGATGGAATCGCAGATAAAACCCAACACTGCAGAGCCAGTGGGCACTCAAAGAGGATGCGATTAATGGTTTCCTTCTCAGCTCTGCACCTCTGGCACGATGCATCAGTACCACAATGTCTCTCCACCAATTTGCTCGCTGCTGGAACGAAACCGGCCAGGGCCTGCCataagaaatatttaattttcctcGACGTTTTAAGCTTCCACACTTTCTTCTTTAATCCTGTTGCGCTTGGCTCAGTTATCGGCTGATGCATCGAGTTCCTTCGTTGCTCTACTGCAACATCATATCCTGACTTTACTGAATAATAACCAGATTCCGTAAACTTCCAGCAGTAGTTATCGCGTCTGCATGTCTTACCTATCTTCAAGTCTAGGATTACTGGTATGTCACGTGGGTGAATAAGCTCTGAGATGTGTTCTACGTTTCATTCCTTGGTATCAAAGTTGATGAGATGGTGTACCTTCAGGTCTGGGTCGATAATAGCTTGTGCTTGAGTTGCAGGTCTCACCGGGTGAGATGGGATCCAAGCATCTGTCCAGACACTCGTCTCTGCTCCGGTACCTATCGTACGGCAAATTCCTGCCTCCAGAACTTGTTTAGCCGCCGTTAAGCTTTACCAGCCATAGGATGGGTTATATGCTTTTCCAGTACATAGTGGATTAGAATGGCGATAATATCTTCCTTTAAGCAGTCGGGCCAGGAGAGAGTCTGGGAATATCAGTAAACGCCAAACTTGTTTAGCTAAAAGTGCCAAattaaaatctctaaaatcttGAAATCCCAAGCCTCCTTGATCTAACGGGGCACATATTTTGTCCCAAGCGATCCAATGAAGTCCTCGATGGTTTGCTCTAGTCCTCCACCAAAAACGCGCCACAGCGGCGGACAACTTTTTACAAATTCCTTGAGGGATGAAATAACATGACATAACATACGTCGGGGTTGCTTGAGCCACTGATTTTATTTGAACTTCTTTCCCACCACGAGATAGTAATCTTCCAGACCAGTTATTAATCCTCCCATTCATTCTCTCTTGTACATAGGAAAATACCTGATTTTTTTATCCACATATCTTTTCCGGCATCCCTAAGTACATACCCATACCCCCTTCTCTTGAGATTCCAAGTGATCTTTTCAGACCTTGTTTCATGGATGCTACCACCTTAGAACCGAACATAACTGAAGATTTTGATTTATTCAGTTGTTGTCCTGAGGCTTTGCCATAGACATCGATAATTCGCATAAGCTCCTCACATTGAGGCTGTTCTGCTCTACAGAAGAACAGACTGTCGTCCGCGAATAAGAGATGAGAGATCACTGGGCTTTCCTTAGGTATTTTAATATCCGGAATCGCTTTTGTCGTCTCTGCATGTTTGATGTGAGAGATTAGGACCTCAGTACACAGGATGAACAAAAACGGGGATAATGG
This genomic window contains:
- the LOC108872227 gene encoding uncharacterized protein LOC108872227, producing the protein MVLMVTPFSSRFRPPPDPPPPDLPPWSLCKSRPFKARFLIVPPEPPDVLLLLAPLLQTLESSINPVVFLPRCSSPVPVDVASPLRFFASTIGLTGTVFVSFGVCVSTAWCRFQHSSTFQLEPQFIFAETSSLLVKLSKGTDASKNGGLGWCIHGMDKAHDSQSSARILYVVSTLAAEALTLQVALPSASSAGFSKLQEIWDSIVLFSALHSGMDLNEIAGCLLTNFATLFNPLSFNFYQCTALFDCCNCYVCFLQTMFLYYSILRYE